Genomic segment of uncultured Desulfobacter sp.:
GAGGCTTTCCCGCCAGGAAAAGAGCACGCCTTTTTTTACCTTCGTTGGTCTGCCCGTGGATAAACTCACCGACCAGAACCGGCTGGAGGTCGTGTTTGCCTATTACATCAGCCAGAGCCTCTGTGTAGGGCTTCCGGCTGAAATGGAAGCCACCCTGTTTGAGGATTCAAGTCTTCTGATCGGCCCCCGGGATACGAACTCAACAGGATCACTGACGCTGGACCGCATCATGGGCTGTATGTACGGAAAAGGTGCTCTGGTGGCCCCTGGTCTGTCGGAGGCGGTCATGCATCCTTTGGGAAAATGGGCGGCGATGTACGGCGCCCTTCACCGGCAGGCGCCGGATTTTTTCCTCACGGACAAGATTTCCGATCAAATGCAGTTTGATTACCTGGTCATGTCCGTTGGCAGTTCCCCTGTGCCCGGTGAGGTTACGCCCCTGGTGGCAACAGGCGAAGAGATGGCTGTGCGAAATCCTCTCACAGGGGAAGTGCCGTTCAAGATTTCGGCCGATGATCCGGTGTGGGTCATCCAGACCTTCAGGCACCAGACGGCGCCGACGCTTGTCTTTTCCTCTCTTGCTCCCGGCACAACACCGCTGCCGGACTTGGGACTCAAAGAGATGGAACGGCTGGGCGGAAATGTGGCTGCCGGGCTGGGCCGTCACTGGCAGTCCATGGATATCGGGCGCAAGCTGGTGGCCAAGGCGCCTGATAAGCCGGACTTCACATATTACTGGGATCAATACCGGCTGGCGGCCACCCTGGCCCTGGCCGCTATCCTGGCCTGCTTTTTCTACTACATGTACGCCCGGTTGACCGGGAAAAAGAATTGATCATGGGAAAGCCAAGGCTTTCGCCTGATACAGCCGTTGCCTGTCTGATTGTATTGTGCCTGCTGGTACACAGCGCTCCTGCATGGGCTGAGGCATGGCCCCGAAGTCTCGGCGAGATTTTTTTTGCCCCCAAGGTCGAATACTATGAAACGGGTCATTACTGGGACCGCAGCGGAAGTCTGAAACACCAGGACGAAAAATTTAAAAAATTGTCTGTGCAGCCCTATGTGGAATATGGGCTGACCGGCAAAGATACCCTGACCGGCAAATGCTATTTTGATTTTCTGGACAATGGCGAAAGCAGTACCAAAGGATTTTCTGATCTTGAACTGGGGTACCGGCGCAATTTTTATAATGAATCGGGTACGGCTGTGAGTGCGGGATTCACCGCATTGATTCCCATGGAATATGCTGTGTATGACACGCCAAACCTGGGATATGGCCGGTTTGGAGCTGAGGCAAGTCTTTGTGCCGGATACGGGTGGAAGCTGTCGGAACGCAACGGATTTGCCGAAGCCGTGGCAAGGTACCGGGTGTACGAAGGATATCCGTCCGATCAAGTCCGGGGGAGCCTTCTTTTCGGCCAGGAGGTAACAGGGGCGTTGCAGCTCATTTTAGAGTCCGAGCTGCAGTGGGGGCTTGATAATGGTGAGCTTTTAACCTTTGGCGATGCAAAAACAGTGGATGGTTTTTATCGGCTGTTGAAAATGACACTGCACGGCCGGATTTCAATCACCCCGGACACCTCCTTTGTGGTGTCGGTCTTCCGGCATGTCTGGGGGGAAAACACAGGCCGGGGCGGCGGCATGGCAGTGGCCATGTGGATGACTTTTTAATGCGGATACTCAGGTGGTGACCGGGCATGTCAAAACGGGTGGGCGATATTTTAGTGGACCAGGGGCTTGTAACCCTTGAGCAGCTTGAAGAGGCGCTTGCGCTGCAGCGTTCAAAGGGCGGGCGGTTGCTGTGGGTGCTGGGTTCCCTGGGATATATTTCCCGTTCACAGCTTTTTAACACCCTTGCAACCCATTACGGACTGCAATTTCAGCTTATAGATAAAAATGCCCAAAAACGTGTAGACTGGTCCCTTTGCCGGGACCTGACACCGGAACAGGCAATTCAGTTTCAGACTTTGCCCCGTGCATTGCAGGACAATCGGTTGACCTTGTTGACCGCATACCCGCAAAATTCCGGCATGCTTGAATTTTACCAGACAAAATTTCCAGATGCGGTCATTGAACAGGTGGTGATTACCGATCTGGATCTTGTGCGCCTGGTGGACAGCCATTTTAAGGAGGGACTTCAGGACCAGTCCGTGTTCGGGCTGTATTACCGCAATCCTTCGGAGTCGGCCCGCTATGTATTCAGCCCGTCCCAGGTGGTTGTCATTGCCGCTGCAAGCCTGATTCTTCTGGCCTTATCCTATATCACTCCGTTGACGGTATCCAGGGCGGTGTTGTTTGTTATAAATTTTGTATACCTTGCCACGATTTTATTCCGCCTGGCGCTGTCCGTGGAGGGTGCGCGCAACGAAATCCTCCAGCCGGTGACAGCACAGAAAGTCCAGGCCCTTGAGGATACGGACCTGCCCCTTTATACCGTTCTGGTTCCGGTTTACAATGAACCCGAGGTGATGCCTGATCTGGTCCGGGGGCTGTCCAACCTGGATTACCCCCAGAATAAACTGGATGTGCTCCTGCTTTTAGAGGAAAACGACACCAGGACCCTTGAGGCCGCAAAAAAAGCCTCGCCGCCTGCCAACTGGCGGTTTATTCATATCCCGGATATCCATCCGAAAACCAAACCCAAGGCCTGTAATTACGGTGTCCATTTTGCACGGGGCAAGTATCTGACCATTTATGATGCTGAAGATATCCCCGAGCCGGATCAGCTGAAAAAAGCGGTTGTCGCCTTTGAAAAAAATCCTCCGGGTGAATTTTTATGTTTCCAGGCGGCATTGAACTATTTTAACGCCCGCCAGAATCTGATCACTAAATTTTTCACCCTTGAGTACACCTATTGGTTTGATTATCTGCTGCCCGGTCTGGACAAACTTAGGCTGCCCATTCCGTTGGGGGGGACCAGCAACCATTTTGACCTTGACCTGCTCAAGGGTCTGGGTGCCTGGGACCCATTCAACACCACAGAAGATGCAGACTTGGGCGTTCGGTCCGCTGCCGAAGGATACCGGGTGGGAGTTATCAACTCCACAACCTATGAGGAGGCCAACAGCCGTTACGGCAACTGGATCCGCCAGCGTTCCCGCTGGATCAAAGGATACATGCAGACCGCCCTGGTATTCAACCGCCACCCCATCAAACTGATGCGCAGTGTGGGCCTTAAAAACTGGCTGTCGTTCCAGATTTTTATTGCGGGTACGCCGCTGCTGTTTTTGCTCAACCCCATCATGTGGAGTTTTTTTACGATATGGGCCGTCACCCAGATTGATTTTATGCAGGCGCACTACCTGCCGCTGACCACATTCTTTGGCCTGATCAATCTGGTGCTGGGTAATTTTCTGGGTATTTATCTAAACTGCATGGCGGTATTCCGAAGACGACTTTACTATCTTTTGCCCTTTGCGCTTTTAAATCCGGTTTACTGGCTTTTTTTCCATACACCGGCAGCATACAAAGCCCTGTGGCAGCTTTTTGTAAAACCCCATTACTGGGAAAAGACCACCCATGGCCTTACAAGTTCACGCCATACCTCATCTGTCTGAGCCTTTGGCGCTCAAAGATCGTATGACCGCTGTGCCGAGCGTCAGCCACGGTATCTGGCTGTTTTTTTTGCTGTCGGCGGGGTTGGGTCTGTGTCAATTCATCATCAATATCAGCCTGCTGGATATGGGCATCTTATCCGACATCACTATTAACTTTGGTGCCCGGGCCATGCTGGCATATGACGGCGCACCGCCTAAACTTGAAAATATCGGCGGAATTTATCCGCCCATTCCCTATTTTCTGGTTTTGGTGTTCCGTGATCCCGTCATGGCTGCTGCCATGGCCGGCGGGGCGGTCCAGGCGGCCATTGTCTGCGTGATTAACAGCCTTCGCAAAGCAGGCTCCATTGGTCGGCTGACCGAATTGATCTGCATTATCTGCATCATGTTCCTGCCCCAGGTGCTGTTTGTGTTTACCCAGCGCATTGACTTGAGCCTTACGCTGTGCGCTTTTACCCTGACCATGTGGAGCCTTCGCCGGGTGGAATTGTACGGCCGGACCTATCATCTGACCCTGTGCAGTTTGTGCATGGCTTTACTCTATCTGTGTGATACGGTCACCTTGCTTCTTTGTCTGCTGTTTGCACCCTACATTGCAAAACAGGGCCTCAAAGTTCATAACTCCATCATTGCCGTGCTGGTGTTGACTTACCTGCCCCTGGCCTTTTTTGCATTAATCCAGAGCCCCATCAGTCTCTTGTTTTTAGGTGAAACTGATCCGTTCACCCAATGGCGCGATTTGCTTTTAGTCAGTCAGGGTATTGATATGATAGAGGCCCGGCCCGGCCAGGGCAGTCTGGTTGCGGCGTTCATGGAAACCGTTCGTCGATTGTCTGATATCTCATATATGCTTGCACCCTGGGCGGCCGCATGGGTGATTATGCTGGTTCGGGGCGGTTGGCGTCTGCTGATCTCCATGCACAAGTACCTGCTTGCGCCTTTGTTGTACTGCTTTTGGTCCCTGTATCTTGGCACCGGGATTTTTGAACGGGCAAGCTCGGCGTTTCTTATTTTTTTTGCCCAGGCCCTGCTTTTGGCCACACAGGATTTTTCACGTGCCATCTTCCCGAATACAGATAAAAAAAGTAAAAAATCTTCGCTCATCGTGGCATTGGGTATGATACTGGGTCTGGCCGGTGGCTGGGCCGACATGATGCATTCGCCTGACAGGGCAGAACAGCAGTTTGTCCAGGCATTGCTGCATCAGCAACGGGATACGCGTATTGATGGACTTTATAGGCTTTTTGATGCCGTTCATGACACCCGGGGCAAAATTTTGATGGACACCGAACGCAACATGTCTCTGATCTTTTTTTCAGGGACTCCCCGGCGATTTTTGCTGCCCTATCAGCTGGACTATGAAATGGGGTTGTCGCTGCCGGCCGCGTATGTGGATTATGTGGTGGTGTATGCAGACCCGACCTATGATGGGATTGCGCGAAAACATCCGTCGGTCATACACAAAAAACTTGCCGGCTTTTCGTGTATTGCAGAGCACGGCAAACGCCTGGTATTTCAGCGACAGGATGAATCCGCGCAAGACTATCTCAATTAAGGATCAAGGTCGTTGGGGTGGATTTCAAGGGTAAACTTATCAATGGTGGCCGCGGCTTCGGCGTTAACCAGTTCTAAAACAAATTCCATCTGATATATTTTGAGGTCTTCGAGGCGCGGCCGCGCCGGGCCAAGTCGCTTGAGCCCGGGAAAATCACTGTGAACCGCGTTGACAAGATGTTGGGTGATGTCCCTTCGCCAGGAAATTTTTTTTCCGATCACAGCAGGCTTCAGGGAGACGGGTACATGAAAGGCAAATCCATCTTCGTGGGGCACGATGGACTTCATATTGGACTGGTGAAAAATATAAAAATCAAGGACCAGGGGCTTGCGGCCCAGACAATCATTGCCGGGCGGCATGGCAGGACCGGACAACCAGAGATTGACGGCTGCCAGAATCCATGAATCATCAGGCGTTAACAG
This window contains:
- a CDS encoding glycosyltransferase: MSKRVGDILVDQGLVTLEQLEEALALQRSKGGRLLWVLGSLGYISRSQLFNTLATHYGLQFQLIDKNAQKRVDWSLCRDLTPEQAIQFQTLPRALQDNRLTLLTAYPQNSGMLEFYQTKFPDAVIEQVVITDLDLVRLVDSHFKEGLQDQSVFGLYYRNPSESARYVFSPSQVVVIAAASLILLALSYITPLTVSRAVLFVINFVYLATILFRLALSVEGARNEILQPVTAQKVQALEDTDLPLYTVLVPVYNEPEVMPDLVRGLSNLDYPQNKLDVLLLLEENDTRTLEAAKKASPPANWRFIHIPDIHPKTKPKACNYGVHFARGKYLTIYDAEDIPEPDQLKKAVVAFEKNPPGEFLCFQAALNYFNARQNLITKFFTLEYTYWFDYLLPGLDKLRLPIPLGGTSNHFDLDLLKGLGAWDPFNTTEDADLGVRSAAEGYRVGVINSTTYEEANSRYGNWIRQRSRWIKGYMQTALVFNRHPIKLMRSVGLKNWLSFQIFIAGTPLLFLLNPIMWSFFTIWAVTQIDFMQAHYLPLTTFFGLINLVLGNFLGIYLNCMAVFRRRLYYLLPFALLNPVYWLFFHTPAAYKALWQLFVKPHYWEKTTHGLTSSRHTSSV